One stretch of Siphonobacter curvatus DNA includes these proteins:
- a CDS encoding winged helix-turn-helix transcriptional regulator encodes MLSCPGSASKSQHQAVRDTLDVISGKWKLVILAMLLDRPYRFKELSRELGISPRVLSKELQEMEQHQLVRRTVCDTRPVTVEYASSDHGRSLLSVVQAMSDWGYLHHETIVGKKRSDDPAAKMG; translated from the coding sequence ATGCTTAGTTGCCCCGGCTCTGCTAGCAAAAGTCAACACCAGGCGGTCCGTGATACGCTGGATGTGATCAGCGGCAAGTGGAAACTTGTTATTTTGGCCATGCTACTGGATCGGCCCTATCGGTTTAAGGAGCTAAGCCGTGAGCTTGGGATCTCCCCACGCGTTCTGTCGAAAGAATTACAGGAAATGGAACAGCATCAGCTGGTGAGGCGGACCGTATGTGATACGCGTCCAGTCACGGTCGAGTACGCAAGCAGCGATCACGGTCGTAGTCTACTAAGCGTCGTGCAGGCGATGAGTGATTGGGGATATCTGCACCACGAAACTATTGTGGGCAAAAAGCGTAGTGATGATCCTGCGGCTAAAATGGGTTGA
- a CDS encoding AraC family transcriptional regulator — protein MYKIILLIDFSEEYSKELLKGITRYSREKGPWIFCLMPLYNRETLGMEGILDWAKEWGADGIIGQLYNDSSISTIVKSGIPTIAQDFKERFTQIPNITGAHREAGAMGADYFLRKGFRHFAFYGFEHIVWSRERSQGFEERLHQVGHSVHYFENQEESSEELWYYKPSALSQWLTSLPKPIAIMSCDDRLGLHITEACRHSGIRIPQDVAVLGVDNDGMFCEISDPPLSSIAQDAEKGGYEAARLLESMIKHGTDKFYDIVVRPTQIVTRQSTDIYATQDESIAMALKFIHQNIDKNLQVEDVVRQLPLSRRTLELRFQQSVGFPIYKYMQNLRMEKFSKKLLETDQAIFDIALDLGFTDTKNVGRQFRQVYGYSPQEYRSRFKYTPIN, from the coding sequence ATGTACAAAATCATTTTACTGATCGATTTTTCCGAAGAATATAGCAAAGAATTACTGAAAGGCATTACCCGTTATTCCCGGGAGAAAGGTCCCTGGATTTTTTGCCTCATGCCCCTTTACAATCGGGAGACGCTGGGCATGGAAGGGATTCTTGATTGGGCCAAAGAATGGGGAGCCGATGGCATCATTGGTCAACTCTATAATGATTCCAGCATTAGTACCATTGTAAAGTCAGGTATTCCAACGATTGCTCAGGACTTTAAAGAACGTTTTACCCAGATCCCTAACATCACGGGAGCACACCGCGAGGCGGGAGCAATGGGAGCCGACTATTTTCTTCGCAAGGGCTTTCGGCATTTTGCCTTTTATGGTTTTGAACACATCGTTTGGTCCCGTGAACGATCGCAAGGTTTTGAAGAGCGATTGCATCAGGTGGGGCACTCGGTTCATTACTTCGAAAACCAGGAAGAAAGCAGTGAAGAGTTATGGTATTACAAGCCCAGTGCGTTGAGCCAGTGGCTCACATCATTACCCAAGCCTATCGCCATCATGTCCTGTGATGATCGTTTGGGTTTACATATCACCGAGGCCTGCCGCCACTCGGGCATTCGCATTCCCCAGGATGTGGCCGTATTGGGCGTGGATAATGATGGCATGTTCTGCGAAATTTCCGATCCTCCCCTTTCCAGTATTGCTCAGGATGCTGAAAAAGGCGGCTATGAAGCCGCTCGTTTGCTGGAATCCATGATCAAACATGGAACGGACAAGTTTTATGACATCGTAGTTCGGCCCACCCAAATCGTAACCCGACAATCTACCGATATCTATGCCACTCAGGATGAATCCATTGCTATGGCTTTGAAATTCATTCACCAAAACATTGATAAAAACCTTCAGGTAGAAGATGTAGTCAGACAACTCCCCCTTTCTCGCCGAACATTAGAGCTTAGATTTCAGCAATCGGTGGGTTTTCCGATTTACAAGTACATGCAGAACTTGCGAATGGAGAAATTCTCTAAAAAGTTACTGGAGACGGATCAGGCTATTTTTGATATAGCCTTGGATCTGGGCTTTACGGACACTAAAAATGTAGGTCGTCAGTTTAGGCAAGTTTATGGTTATTCTCCGCAAGAATATAGAAGTCGTTTTAAGTATACGCCAATAAATTAA
- a CDS encoding ROK family protein, which translates to MRIGVDLGGTNIRAGLVQGGQVHTLRRHILKQKDSLTHTLSQLIDLIRPLCQYPVEGIGIGVPSVVDVRKGIVYQVVNIPSWEEVPLKDILEKALDLPVWINNDVNCFILGQYQYGLARNYSSALGLCTGTGLGSGLILNGELYMGSNCGAGEIGMLSYLDRTLEYYCSASFFTDLHQITPLEAYELATVGHTHALMLWAEFGRHLAQAIKTILYAYDPEIIIMGGSISKAFAFFEPSMRAHLSDFSYSETLRRLLILPSDDENSGVLGAAALVSSAPAIVY; encoded by the coding sequence ATGAGGATCGGCGTTGATTTGGGAGGAACGAATATCCGGGCAGGTCTTGTGCAGGGGGGTCAAGTACACACCCTCCGCCGCCACATACTGAAGCAAAAAGATTCCCTTACGCATACCTTATCTCAACTCATCGACCTGATTCGTCCCTTATGTCAATACCCGGTAGAAGGTATTGGTATTGGAGTGCCTTCGGTCGTGGATGTGCGAAAAGGCATTGTCTATCAGGTCGTGAATATCCCCTCATGGGAGGAAGTACCGTTAAAAGACATTCTGGAGAAAGCCTTAGACTTGCCCGTCTGGATTAATAATGATGTCAACTGCTTTATACTCGGGCAGTATCAATATGGTCTCGCCCGTAACTATTCTTCGGCTCTTGGTCTGTGCACAGGGACGGGTTTGGGAAGTGGCCTCATCCTGAACGGTGAGTTGTATATGGGATCTAATTGCGGAGCCGGGGAAATTGGAATGTTGAGTTACCTGGACCGAACCCTAGAGTATTACTGTTCGGCCTCTTTTTTTACGGATCTACACCAAATCACTCCACTAGAAGCTTATGAACTGGCTACCGTTGGTCATACTCATGCGTTGATGCTCTGGGCGGAATTCGGTCGGCATCTGGCTCAGGCTATTAAAACAATTTTATATGCTTACGACCCCGAGATTATCATCATGGGGGGATCCATTTCTAAAGCCTTTGCCTTTTTTGAACCTTCGATGCGGGCTCACTTATCGGATTTTTCGTACTCAGAAACTCTTCGTCGCCTTCTGATTCTCCCTTCTGATGATGAAAATAGTGGTGTTCTGGGAGCCGCAGCCCTGGTAAGTTCTGCCCCTGCTATTGTCTACTAA